From a single Mobula birostris isolate sMobBir1 chromosome 13, sMobBir1.hap1, whole genome shotgun sequence genomic region:
- the LOC140206723 gene encoding NACHT, LRR and PYD domains-containing protein 12-like isoform X1 has protein sequence MNMQIVVDQVDIMVDTDIVIQSVCSCAVLFHVLCLFTDLNSAISTFLSNCDDHQLLQLTRFYMERLEQAIEEGVEGLGLMLTGEDHFTGREYHSVTELAGKGNRAGASKLLLDLVMEKGSGAWRVMWESFVKLHHHLPKLSRILDEIRERGDAQFAYLNTERGLSEVPMHLKDVRQKHMETLQEQTETLRVNTILMREKVKIFQLVDRYAELTVISTVRDRRLVEHELLARGRDHEEWREKHLRRELEKVRVDQLFKRSFLQKLKSSFYGKKYGISAAVAGVPGIGKTTMVQKIVYDWATGKIYKQFHFVFSFKFRDLNSITCRINLKELILHQYPYFGNILRQVWKNPKRLLFIFDSLDEFKHRINFADSQGDTETQDTCTDPEFKCKVSDIVYSLIQHKLLPGCSVLVTTRPAVLHLLERAEISVWAEILGFVGDERKEYFIRHFEDQTVAAAVFKHVEENEILYTMSYNPSYCWILALALGPFFTQRVRVPQRVPKTITQLYSYYIYNILKNHGREIENPRDVLLRVGQMALRGVFEKKIVFTDGDLINYSLQPSQFLSGFLKELLEREDSARCVVYTFPHLTIQDFVAAVAQFLNPHPGDILKFLTKAHNSTDWRFEVFLRFVAGLSSPMTARGLEEFLGPFPHETTCRVIDWVKEEVKRRSGNTWSEAGKRSLLNTLHYLFESQNRALAQAALESVETLSFSGMTLTPIDCAILSHVIRLCDTIKHLNLAGCHIQCEGIQRLGPGLHKCQELRLGENDLGDSGVKLVSAALRNPECKIQKLELDEVGLTGSGAEDLVSTLSTNPSLTELDLSANELGDSGVKLVSAVLRNPECKIQKLGLGAVGLTGSGAEDLVSTLSTNPSLTELDLSANKLGDSGVKLVSVALRKSECKIQKLELYRVGLTDSGAEDLASALGTNRSLRELNLSVNELKDSGVKLVSAALRNPECKIQKLGLWGVGLTDSGVEDLVSALITNPSLKELDLVFNSLTDRSVPALRRLIVNLPSLERIRLDQNRFSETGRKELRPLQGVRPGLTVIL, from the exons ATGAACATGCAGATAGTAGTGGATCAAGTTGACATCATGGTCGACACAGACATAGTGATACAAAGtgtgtgttcctgtgctgtactgttccatgttctatgtctgTTCACAGATCTGAACTCCGCAATCTCCACCTTCTTGTCAAATTGTGATGATCACCAACTGCTCCAGTTGACGAGATTCTACATGGAGCGACTGGAGCAGGCGATtgaagagggtgtggagggtctcggccttatGTTAACTGGCGAGGATCACTTCACCGGACGAGAGTATCAC AGCGTGACTGAGCTCGCAGGGAAGGGAAACCGAGCGGGTGCTTCCAAACTCCTCCTGGATCTGGTGATGGAGAAGGGCTCCGGGGCctggagggtgatgtgggaatcCTTCGTGAAACTACATCACCATTTACCGAAGCTGAGCAGAATATTGGATGAAATACGGGAACGTG GTGACGCCCAGTTCGCCTACCTGAACACAGAGCGGGGTTTATCTGAAGTGCCCATGCATCTGAAAG ATGTTCGACAGAAACATATGGAGACTCTGCAGGaacaaactgaaacactgagagtgaacacgatcctgatgagggagaaggtgaagattttccagctggttgatcgatacgctgagctcacggtcatttctactgttcgagatcggagactggtggaacatgagctgctggcaagaggcagagaccacgaggagtggagagaaaaacatcTCCGCAGAGAGCTGGAAAAAGTCCGGGTGGATCAGTTATTCAAGAGGAGTTTTCTTCAAAAATTGAAGAGTTCTTTTTATGGAAAAAAATATGGGATTtcggcagcagtggccggagtcccagggatcgggaaaacaacaatggtacaaaagattgtttatgactgggccacgggGAAAATATACAAACAATTCCattttgtcttcagtttcaaattccgagATTTAAACTCCATTACCTGCAGAATAAACCTGAAAGAACTGATTCTGCATCAGTATCCCTACTTTGGGAATATCCTGAGAcaggtctggaagaacccaaaGAGGCTGTTGTTTATATTCGATAGTTTGGATGAATTCAAGCACAGAATCAATTTTGCTGACAGTCAGGGAGACACAGAAACTCAGGACACATGCACAGATCCTGAATTCAAGTGCAAGGTGTcggacattgtgtacagtttaatccagcacaagctgctcccagggtgttcagtgctggtgaccacccgtCCCGCTGTGTTACATTTATTGGAAAGGGCAGAGATCAGcgtctgggctgaaatcctgggatttgttggtgatgaacggaaggaatatttcatcaggcattttgaagatcagacggtggcggcagctgttttcaaacacgtggaggagaacgagatcctgtacaccatgagctacaacccctcctactgctggatcctcgctctggcactgggccccttcttcacacaaagagtcagggtcccgcagcgagttcccaagaccataACCCAATtatattcctactatatttacaacatcctgaaaaaccatggccgtgagattgagaacccccgtgatgtgttactcagggttggtcagatggccctCAGAGGAGTATTCgagaagaagattgtgtttacagatggagatttgatcaactacagtctgcagccttcccagttcctgtccggattcctgaaggagcttttggagagagaggattctgcccggtgtgtggtgtacacattcccacacctcaccatccaagactttgtagctgcagtcgcacagttcctgaatccacatccaggggatatcctgaaattcctcacaAAAGCCCACAACTCAACAGATTGGcgatttgaggtatttctccgttttgttgctggtctctcctccccaatgacagctcggggcctggaggagtttctgggtccatttcctcatgaaacaacctgccgggtgattgactgggtgaaggaggaggttaaacgccGGAGTGGAAACACATGGAGtgaagctggtaaaaggagcctcctgaacacattgcactacctgtttgagtctcagaatcgtgcattggctcaggccgcactggaatctgtggaaacactttcattcagtggaatgacactgaccccgattgactgcgcgatcctgtctcatgtcatcagactctgtgatacaataaaacacctcaatctggctggctgccacattcagtgtgaaggaatccagcggctgggacccgggctgcacaagtgccaggAGTTGAG acttggTGAGAATgacctgggagattcaggagtgaaactggtgtctgcggctctgaggaacccggagtgtaaaatacagaaactgga GTTGGATGAGGTCGGTCTCACAggttctggtgccgaggatctcgtctccactctcagtacaaacccatcactgacggagctggacCTGAGTGCTaatgaactgggagattcaggagtgaaactggtgtctgcagttctgaggaacccggagtgtaaaatacagaaactggg gctggggGCTGTCGGTCTCACAggttctggtgccgaggatctcgtctccactctcagtacaaacccatcactgacggagctggacCTGAGTgctaataaactgggagattcaggagtgaaactggtgtctgtgGCTCTGAGGAAAtcagagtgtaaaatacagaaactgga gctgtaccgtgtcggtctcacagattctggtgctgaGGATCTCGCCTCTGCTCTTGGTACAAACAGATCTCTGAGGGAGCTGAACCTGAGTGTTAATGAACTGaaagattcaggagtgaaactggtgtctgcggctctgaggaatccggagtgtaaaatacagaaactggg gctgtggggtgtcggtctcacagattctggtgtcgaggatctcgtctccgctctcattacaaacccatcactgaaggagctggacctgGTATTCAACTCGCTGACAGACCGATCCGTCCCCGCCCTCCGCCGGCTCATAGTAAACCTCCCGAGTCTGGAGCGGATCCG GCTGGACCAGAATCGGTTCAGTGAGACCGGGAGGAAGGAACTGAGACCTCTGCAGGGAGTCAGACCCGGACTGACAGTGATCCtgtga
- the LOC140206723 gene encoding NACHT, LRR and PYD domains-containing protein 12-like isoform X2, whose translation MATDLNSAISTFLSNCDDHQLLQLTRFYMERLEQAIEEGVEGLGLMLTGEDHFTGREYHSVTELAGKGNRAGASKLLLDLVMEKGSGAWRVMWESFVKLHHHLPKLSRILDEIRERGDAQFAYLNTERGLSEVPMHLKDVRQKHMETLQEQTETLRVNTILMREKVKIFQLVDRYAELTVISTVRDRRLVEHELLARGRDHEEWREKHLRRELEKVRVDQLFKRSFLQKLKSSFYGKKYGISAAVAGVPGIGKTTMVQKIVYDWATGKIYKQFHFVFSFKFRDLNSITCRINLKELILHQYPYFGNILRQVWKNPKRLLFIFDSLDEFKHRINFADSQGDTETQDTCTDPEFKCKVSDIVYSLIQHKLLPGCSVLVTTRPAVLHLLERAEISVWAEILGFVGDERKEYFIRHFEDQTVAAAVFKHVEENEILYTMSYNPSYCWILALALGPFFTQRVRVPQRVPKTITQLYSYYIYNILKNHGREIENPRDVLLRVGQMALRGVFEKKIVFTDGDLINYSLQPSQFLSGFLKELLEREDSARCVVYTFPHLTIQDFVAAVAQFLNPHPGDILKFLTKAHNSTDWRFEVFLRFVAGLSSPMTARGLEEFLGPFPHETTCRVIDWVKEEVKRRSGNTWSEAGKRSLLNTLHYLFESQNRALAQAALESVETLSFSGMTLTPIDCAILSHVIRLCDTIKHLNLAGCHIQCEGIQRLGPGLHKCQELRLGENDLGDSGVKLVSAALRNPECKIQKLELDEVGLTGSGAEDLVSTLSTNPSLTELDLSANELGDSGVKLVSAVLRNPECKIQKLGLGAVGLTGSGAEDLVSTLSTNPSLTELDLSANKLGDSGVKLVSVALRKSECKIQKLELYRVGLTDSGAEDLASALGTNRSLRELNLSVNELKDSGVKLVSAALRNPECKIQKLGLWGVGLTDSGVEDLVSALITNPSLKELDLVFNSLTDRSVPALRRLIVNLPSLERIRLDQNRFSETGRKELRPLQGVRPGLTVIL comes from the exons ATCTGAACTCCGCAATCTCCACCTTCTTGTCAAATTGTGATGATCACCAACTGCTCCAGTTGACGAGATTCTACATGGAGCGACTGGAGCAGGCGATtgaagagggtgtggagggtctcggccttatGTTAACTGGCGAGGATCACTTCACCGGACGAGAGTATCAC AGCGTGACTGAGCTCGCAGGGAAGGGAAACCGAGCGGGTGCTTCCAAACTCCTCCTGGATCTGGTGATGGAGAAGGGCTCCGGGGCctggagggtgatgtgggaatcCTTCGTGAAACTACATCACCATTTACCGAAGCTGAGCAGAATATTGGATGAAATACGGGAACGTG GTGACGCCCAGTTCGCCTACCTGAACACAGAGCGGGGTTTATCTGAAGTGCCCATGCATCTGAAAG ATGTTCGACAGAAACATATGGAGACTCTGCAGGaacaaactgaaacactgagagtgaacacgatcctgatgagggagaaggtgaagattttccagctggttgatcgatacgctgagctcacggtcatttctactgttcgagatcggagactggtggaacatgagctgctggcaagaggcagagaccacgaggagtggagagaaaaacatcTCCGCAGAGAGCTGGAAAAAGTCCGGGTGGATCAGTTATTCAAGAGGAGTTTTCTTCAAAAATTGAAGAGTTCTTTTTATGGAAAAAAATATGGGATTtcggcagcagtggccggagtcccagggatcgggaaaacaacaatggtacaaaagattgtttatgactgggccacgggGAAAATATACAAACAATTCCattttgtcttcagtttcaaattccgagATTTAAACTCCATTACCTGCAGAATAAACCTGAAAGAACTGATTCTGCATCAGTATCCCTACTTTGGGAATATCCTGAGAcaggtctggaagaacccaaaGAGGCTGTTGTTTATATTCGATAGTTTGGATGAATTCAAGCACAGAATCAATTTTGCTGACAGTCAGGGAGACACAGAAACTCAGGACACATGCACAGATCCTGAATTCAAGTGCAAGGTGTcggacattgtgtacagtttaatccagcacaagctgctcccagggtgttcagtgctggtgaccacccgtCCCGCTGTGTTACATTTATTGGAAAGGGCAGAGATCAGcgtctgggctgaaatcctgggatttgttggtgatgaacggaaggaatatttcatcaggcattttgaagatcagacggtggcggcagctgttttcaaacacgtggaggagaacgagatcctgtacaccatgagctacaacccctcctactgctggatcctcgctctggcactgggccccttcttcacacaaagagtcagggtcccgcagcgagttcccaagaccataACCCAATtatattcctactatatttacaacatcctgaaaaaccatggccgtgagattgagaacccccgtgatgtgttactcagggttggtcagatggccctCAGAGGAGTATTCgagaagaagattgtgtttacagatggagatttgatcaactacagtctgcagccttcccagttcctgtccggattcctgaaggagcttttggagagagaggattctgcccggtgtgtggtgtacacattcccacacctcaccatccaagactttgtagctgcagtcgcacagttcctgaatccacatccaggggatatcctgaaattcctcacaAAAGCCCACAACTCAACAGATTGGcgatttgaggtatttctccgttttgttgctggtctctcctccccaatgacagctcggggcctggaggagtttctgggtccatttcctcatgaaacaacctgccgggtgattgactgggtgaaggaggaggttaaacgccGGAGTGGAAACACATGGAGtgaagctggtaaaaggagcctcctgaacacattgcactacctgtttgagtctcagaatcgtgcattggctcaggccgcactggaatctgtggaaacactttcattcagtggaatgacactgaccccgattgactgcgcgatcctgtctcatgtcatcagactctgtgatacaataaaacacctcaatctggctggctgccacattcagtgtgaaggaatccagcggctgggacccgggctgcacaagtgccaggAGTTGAG acttggTGAGAATgacctgggagattcaggagtgaaactggtgtctgcggctctgaggaacccggagtgtaaaatacagaaactgga GTTGGATGAGGTCGGTCTCACAggttctggtgccgaggatctcgtctccactctcagtacaaacccatcactgacggagctggacCTGAGTGCTaatgaactgggagattcaggagtgaaactggtgtctgcagttctgaggaacccggagtgtaaaatacagaaactggg gctggggGCTGTCGGTCTCACAggttctggtgccgaggatctcgtctccactctcagtacaaacccatcactgacggagctggacCTGAGTgctaataaactgggagattcaggagtgaaactggtgtctgtgGCTCTGAGGAAAtcagagtgtaaaatacagaaactgga gctgtaccgtgtcggtctcacagattctggtgctgaGGATCTCGCCTCTGCTCTTGGTACAAACAGATCTCTGAGGGAGCTGAACCTGAGTGTTAATGAACTGaaagattcaggagtgaaactggtgtctgcggctctgaggaatccggagtgtaaaatacagaaactggg gctgtggggtgtcggtctcacagattctggtgtcgaggatctcgtctccgctctcattacaaacccatcactgaaggagctggacctgGTATTCAACTCGCTGACAGACCGATCCGTCCCCGCCCTCCGCCGGCTCATAGTAAACCTCCCGAGTCTGGAGCGGATCCG GCTGGACCAGAATCGGTTCAGTGAGACCGGGAGGAAGGAACTGAGACCTCTGCAGGGAGTCAGACCCGGACTGACAGTGATCCtgtga
- the LOC140206723 gene encoding NACHT, LRR and PYD domains-containing protein 12-like isoform X3 translates to MHLKDVRQKHMETLQEQTETLRVNTILMREKVKIFQLVDRYAELTVISTVRDRRLVEHELLARGRDHEEWREKHLRRELEKVRVDQLFKRSFLQKLKSSFYGKKYGISAAVAGVPGIGKTTMVQKIVYDWATGKIYKQFHFVFSFKFRDLNSITCRINLKELILHQYPYFGNILRQVWKNPKRLLFIFDSLDEFKHRINFADSQGDTETQDTCTDPEFKCKVSDIVYSLIQHKLLPGCSVLVTTRPAVLHLLERAEISVWAEILGFVGDERKEYFIRHFEDQTVAAAVFKHVEENEILYTMSYNPSYCWILALALGPFFTQRVRVPQRVPKTITQLYSYYIYNILKNHGREIENPRDVLLRVGQMALRGVFEKKIVFTDGDLINYSLQPSQFLSGFLKELLEREDSARCVVYTFPHLTIQDFVAAVAQFLNPHPGDILKFLTKAHNSTDWRFEVFLRFVAGLSSPMTARGLEEFLGPFPHETTCRVIDWVKEEVKRRSGNTWSEAGKRSLLNTLHYLFESQNRALAQAALESVETLSFSGMTLTPIDCAILSHVIRLCDTIKHLNLAGCHIQCEGIQRLGPGLHKCQELRLGENDLGDSGVKLVSAALRNPECKIQKLELDEVGLTGSGAEDLVSTLSTNPSLTELDLSANELGDSGVKLVSAVLRNPECKIQKLGLGAVGLTGSGAEDLVSTLSTNPSLTELDLSANKLGDSGVKLVSVALRKSECKIQKLELYRVGLTDSGAEDLASALGTNRSLRELNLSVNELKDSGVKLVSAALRNPECKIQKLGLWGVGLTDSGVEDLVSALITNPSLKELDLVFNSLTDRSVPALRRLIVNLPSLERIRLDQNRFSETGRKELRPLQGVRPGLTVIL, encoded by the exons ATGCATCTGAAAG ATGTTCGACAGAAACATATGGAGACTCTGCAGGaacaaactgaaacactgagagtgaacacgatcctgatgagggagaaggtgaagattttccagctggttgatcgatacgctgagctcacggtcatttctactgttcgagatcggagactggtggaacatgagctgctggcaagaggcagagaccacgaggagtggagagaaaaacatcTCCGCAGAGAGCTGGAAAAAGTCCGGGTGGATCAGTTATTCAAGAGGAGTTTTCTTCAAAAATTGAAGAGTTCTTTTTATGGAAAAAAATATGGGATTtcggcagcagtggccggagtcccagggatcgggaaaacaacaatggtacaaaagattgtttatgactgggccacgggGAAAATATACAAACAATTCCattttgtcttcagtttcaaattccgagATTTAAACTCCATTACCTGCAGAATAAACCTGAAAGAACTGATTCTGCATCAGTATCCCTACTTTGGGAATATCCTGAGAcaggtctggaagaacccaaaGAGGCTGTTGTTTATATTCGATAGTTTGGATGAATTCAAGCACAGAATCAATTTTGCTGACAGTCAGGGAGACACAGAAACTCAGGACACATGCACAGATCCTGAATTCAAGTGCAAGGTGTcggacattgtgtacagtttaatccagcacaagctgctcccagggtgttcagtgctggtgaccacccgtCCCGCTGTGTTACATTTATTGGAAAGGGCAGAGATCAGcgtctgggctgaaatcctgggatttgttggtgatgaacggaaggaatatttcatcaggcattttgaagatcagacggtggcggcagctgttttcaaacacgtggaggagaacgagatcctgtacaccatgagctacaacccctcctactgctggatcctcgctctggcactgggccccttcttcacacaaagagtcagggtcccgcagcgagttcccaagaccataACCCAATtatattcctactatatttacaacatcctgaaaaaccatggccgtgagattgagaacccccgtgatgtgttactcagggttggtcagatggccctCAGAGGAGTATTCgagaagaagattgtgtttacagatggagatttgatcaactacagtctgcagccttcccagttcctgtccggattcctgaaggagcttttggagagagaggattctgcccggtgtgtggtgtacacattcccacacctcaccatccaagactttgtagctgcagtcgcacagttcctgaatccacatccaggggatatcctgaaattcctcacaAAAGCCCACAACTCAACAGATTGGcgatttgaggtatttctccgttttgttgctggtctctcctccccaatgacagctcggggcctggaggagtttctgggtccatttcctcatgaaacaacctgccgggtgattgactgggtgaaggaggaggttaaacgccGGAGTGGAAACACATGGAGtgaagctggtaaaaggagcctcctgaacacattgcactacctgtttgagtctcagaatcgtgcattggctcaggccgcactggaatctgtggaaacactttcattcagtggaatgacactgaccccgattgactgcgcgatcctgtctcatgtcatcagactctgtgatacaataaaacacctcaatctggctggctgccacattcagtgtgaaggaatccagcggctgggacccgggctgcacaagtgccaggAGTTGAG acttggTGAGAATgacctgggagattcaggagtgaaactggtgtctgcggctctgaggaacccggagtgtaaaatacagaaactgga GTTGGATGAGGTCGGTCTCACAggttctggtgccgaggatctcgtctccactctcagtacaaacccatcactgacggagctggacCTGAGTGCTaatgaactgggagattcaggagtgaaactggtgtctgcagttctgaggaacccggagtgtaaaatacagaaactggg gctggggGCTGTCGGTCTCACAggttctggtgccgaggatctcgtctccactctcagtacaaacccatcactgacggagctggacCTGAGTgctaataaactgggagattcaggagtgaaactggtgtctgtgGCTCTGAGGAAAtcagagtgtaaaatacagaaactgga gctgtaccgtgtcggtctcacagattctggtgctgaGGATCTCGCCTCTGCTCTTGGTACAAACAGATCTCTGAGGGAGCTGAACCTGAGTGTTAATGAACTGaaagattcaggagtgaaactggtgtctgcggctctgaggaatccggagtgtaaaatacagaaactggg gctgtggggtgtcggtctcacagattctggtgtcgaggatctcgtctccgctctcattacaaacccatcactgaaggagctggacctgGTATTCAACTCGCTGACAGACCGATCCGTCCCCGCCCTCCGCCGGCTCATAGTAAACCTCCCGAGTCTGGAGCGGATCCG GCTGGACCAGAATCGGTTCAGTGAGACCGGGAGGAAGGAACTGAGACCTCTGCAGGGAGTCAGACCCGGACTGACAGTGATCCtgtga